The nucleotide window AGAGGGGGCGCGCAGTGCGCCCCCCTCTTCGCGTGATTGTCTTGGCGTCAGTCAGGAAGTTGGAAAGGTGGCCGGGTGGGCAGGTCCTTGAAGTCGGGGTGGTCGGTGGGCAGCCCCAGCGCGCGCCTGCCGGCGGCCTTGAAGCGCTCCCAGTCGGCCATCTGGTAGAGGACCATCTTCTGGGTGGCCAGCGAGCCCTCCGCGTGGATGGCAAGCACGCCGTAGAAGGCGGAGCCCTGGTTTATTACGGCGTGGATGGCGCGGATGCGCTCTTCGGTCGGGAACGACGCGTCGCCCTGCAGGTACTTCTCCAGGTAGGGACGCGTCTCCGGGTTTTCCCAGTCCTTCATGGATGGGATCGTCGCCGCGATGCCGCCGGTGATGTCCTGGAGGTACTTCATTGCTTCGTGCCACTGCGAGGCGAACCAGTACTTAGCGCAGTTAGTGTAAACAGGGTTGGGCATCGCGAAACCCGTCTCAGGGTCGATCACCGGGTCGAGGGCGGCGGCCTTGCCGAGGGCTTCCGTCACGTCGGCGTACATCGCGAGCCAGGCGAGCATGTCCTGGATGCGGGTGGCGTGCGTCAGTCCGTTGTACTCGGCCATCAGCCTGGCGAGTCCGGCAACGATCTGAAGGTGGACGTGCTTGTAAGTGGCAGCCGTCAGCCGATGGTAGCGCGCGAAGGAAGTGGCCATCATACGGGAAAACTGCCACTCGCCCGCCATGAACACCCTCTCCCAGGGAACGAAGACGTTGTCGAAGATTATCATCGGGTGCCCGCCGCCGGCGGCCCCGCCCGTGGCGATAAAGGTCACGCCCTTGGCATTGCAGGGGACGGCGCAGGCCACGCAGTAGTCCTTGCCCGTCTCGTTGTGGTTGCGCGAGGGAAGGACCATCAACTCGTTGGAGAGAATGGACTCGCTGATGTGGAGTTTGCAGCCGGTTATGTAGATCCCCTCGTTGTTGCGGTCGACGATGCGGACGTAGAAGTCCTTGTGGGCCTGGCGGGGGTCTTCGGCGTGTAGCCGCCTGTTTCCCTTGGGATCGCTTACCGCGGCACAGATGCTCGGGTCATTCTTCTTGCACCAGGCGCGATAGTCGCGCATGTGCCCTGAATACTTGGTGCCCATCGCAGCGTCGAGCTTCTCTGCGGCATAAGCGACGCCGTTCAGCCCATCGATACCGGTGAGGCGTGACCCGCCGATACCGTTCCGGTTCAGCGTCTGAATGATCGTCCTTCGGCGTTGCAGGTCCTCGCCCGTCTCCGGGACTTTAAAGGAGAAGGAGACTTCCTCCCCGTCCTCCATCATGTTGAACAGAGAGCGGTACTGAGGCTGCACGGCGATCCAGAATTCGGACGCTGTCCGCTCCACCATGCCCTTGTATCGCGTTACGACATCGGTGACCCTTTCTCCGTCCTGGTAGACCACCCTGCCGTCCCTGAGGCTTTCCACGTACTGCTCAGGAGTCCTGATCATGGCTTAGCTCCTTTGCTCCCACCGGGGGCGCTTTGAATTCTCGCACGGCTTTGCTCTTGTCGAGCCGTAATCATCATCAGACGACTGCTGTCTTTTCACCTACCTCCTCTCGCAGTTTCTCCTGTTCTTCGAGCCATCGGTAATAGCCAGAATACTTGTAGAGTGCGCGGCAGGCCCTGTCGATCGTCTTGAAGACGGGCACGCCCGCCTTGATGAAGTTCTTCATGGCATACAGGCGGTCTCGTTCCGTCTCCAGGTTCTCCTGGGGGATGCGCATCGCTACGACGAACGGCTTGCGGCGCCGTTTGACGAACTTCAGCAGCACACGGAACATCTGCCTCGGGCCCCCGCGCCAGCCCATCCGACGGGGAAACACCTGAACAACCATGAGGATAAAGTCGACAAGGCGGTCTTTCTCGACGATTTCGAGGACGCGGACAAAGTCCTCGGGGCCGCGGAGCTGCATACCGACGTCCATGGGGTTGCGCACGCTCGTGCCCGCCACGCCGATGAACTCCCTCAGCTCCGCCTGCACCGCTTCCTCGATCGTCGGCACTTCGAGCCCCTCGCGCGCGCAGACGTCGGCGGCGTGGACGCCGGTGCCGCCCGCCCCCCCGATGAGGAGGACGCCGCGCCCTGTCGACGGCGGCAGGCGGACGAGCGCCTGAAGGACATCGACCATCTCCTCCATCGAGTCGACGGGGATTGCGCCCGACTGCTTGAAAAAGGCGTCCCAGACAACGTTCTCGCCCGCGAGGGAGCCGGTATGGGAGGCGGCCGCTTTCGCGCCGGCGGAGGTCAGCCCGCCCTTCAGCACGACGACCGGCTTCTTCGGCGATATGCGCCGCACCTGCTCCAGCAGCTTCCGGCCATCGCGCACGCCTTCGAGGTACATGGCGATGTACTGCGTTTCGGGGTCTTTCTCGAAGTACTCGAGGAAATCGGTGCAGTCCATCACGTAGCCGTTGCCGTAGGAGATGACCTTGCTCATGAGGAGGCCGTAGTCCGGGCACAGGCGGACGAATTCGCTGCCCAGGGCGCCGCTCTGCGTGATCATGGCGATGGGCCCGACCTCGGCGGGAAGCTTGCCCCAGGGCGAGATGCGGCCTCGCGGCGAGTAGATGCCCATGCAGTTGGGCCCGACGATGTTCAGCTTTCCTCGCGCCGCGATCTCGCGCAGGCGCTTGGCCAGCTCCTCGCCTTCCTCCTCGCCGGTCTCGGCAAAGCCGGCGGTGAACATGTGGATGTTCCGCGCGCCCTTCGCGATGCACTCTTCAAGCGCCTGCTCCGCGCGCCCTGCGCTCACCGCCACGATCACGAGGTCGGGCACCTCGGGGACGGCCGCGAGAGAGGGGTAGCACTTGAGCCCCATGATCTCTTCCGCGTTGGGGTTGATGGGGTAGAGGCGTCCCGGGTACTCCATGTCCTTCAGGCCCATCAGGAAGCCGTTCCCACCACCCCGCTCCTTCGTCGAAGCGCCGAGAATCGCGACGGAGCGGGGATTGAAAGCAGCCTCAAATCCTTCATCCCAGGCCATCGATACCACAACTCCTTCTGCTAACGGGTCCGCCGGCCTCGAGGGCGGCGCCTCAACGTAGGCCAGCCAGGAAGTCGGTGACGACTCTATTGAACTCCTGCGGCGCCTCGATGGCTGCGGCGTGCCCTGTCGGCAACACTTCGAGGCGGCTTCCCGGTATGGCGGCGGCGGTGGCGCGCGCAGCCTCGAGGGGCGTGAAAGCGTCCTGACTGCCCGCGATCACCAGCACCGGGCAGGCGAGGCGGCCGAGATCGGGCGGCGAGGCCGCCACGAGGGCTCCCCACAGTCGGGCGAACGCCCGCGGGTCGTTCCGGAGCTTAATCGACTTGTACGCCTCGAACTTCTCGGGGTCGCGCTCTTTGAGGCCAGGCGAAAACGAGGTCGCGGTCATCTGCTCGGAGACGGTCTCCAGATCGCCCTGCTCCAGCAGTCCGATGAGCCGGCGGCGCCGCTCCTGCGCCTCCGGCGACGGCGGCGCAATGCCCACGCCGCTGTTGGCGAGGACAAGCGCCCGCACCACCTCGGGCCGGTCTATCGCAAACTGGAGGCCGATGCGCCCGCCCATCGAGTAGCCGAGGACGAACGCGCTGTCGATTTCGAGCGCACGCAGAAGCTGGTAGAGGTCTTCGGCGAGCAGCCCCATGTCGACCGCGCCCTCCGGCAGCTCCGTCTCGCCAAAGCCGCGCACGTCGTAGGTGAGCACGCGGTACCGCTGCGACAACGCGGGAACCTGGTTGTACCACATGTGGAGGTTGTCGCCGGCGCCGTGGATGAGGACCAGGCAGTCGCCGTCCCCGGCGAGCTCGTAGTTCTGCGTTATGCCGTTGGCGCGGACCTTCATTCTGGCAACTCCGCGGCCCGATCGAAATGCTCCGGCTCGGAGGCCGAGGTGATGACATTGTGAAACGGCTGCCTGAATGAAGTCAAACGATTCCCTACCGATTCACGAGCGCGGGCAAGCGAACACTCAGCGGCTAATGAGGCGGAAAACGACGTTGGCGACGATGGTGAGGAGCAGGCTAACCAGTATCATCGTCGTCAAGGGGAAGTAGAACGAGAAGCCGTTCCGCTTGATGGAGAAGTCGCCCGGCAGCTTGCCCAGCAGCGGCACGTGGGGCGCCAGAAGCAGCAGCACCCCCACGAGCGCGATGACTACGCCGAATATGATCAGAGAGCGCGCAACTACGTCCATTCTTGAATCATTGTAGCAGCCCGCGAACGGCTGGGCACCGACGCTCTGTTGACACTTGCCGCCGTCCCTTCTAGTCTCGCAACTGACCTGGACAGCAGCGGCCTGGAGTCGGAAGGAGAGCGACATGCCCTGGATGGAGCGCGGGAACGCCCGCATATACTACGAAGACGTCGGCAAAGGCGAGCCCATAATCACAACACACGGCGTGGCCGAGAACGGCGGTTACTGGAGCGAGACGGGGGTGACGCAACGGCTGGCGGAGCGCTACCGCGTCATCTCGATGGATATGCGCGCGCACGGGCAGACGGTTGTTGAAGGCGAACCCCTCGGCTTCGACGTCGATACGGTGGCGGACGATATCGGCGCCCTGGCCGATCACCTCGGGTTCGAGCGCTTCCACCTGCTGACGCACGCGACCGGCGGCATGGCAGGCGTGCGGTATGCGATGGGCCACTCCGACCGCCTGATAAGCCTCATGCTCACCGATACGGGGTCGGCCACGCAGCTCGTCTTTCCCGGCGTGACGGAAGAGCAGATGCGCGAGGGGATGGAAGCGTGGGCGACGGGCTTTGAGACCGCCGATCACGACCAGATCGTCGCGGGGGCGAAGGTGAACCCGGGGCCGTTCCTCTTCCGCATGGCGCAGCTCCCTGAAGCGGAGCGTATGTACGGCGTTTGGGAACGCATACTACGCCGCAACGACCTGAAGACGGTGGCGAAGTTCCTGCGCACTTTCTACACCGACCCCGATCCGCACATCGACAGGCTGCGTCAGATCAAGTGCCCCACGCTGGTGCTGCTGGGCGAGTTCGATGTCGTCTTCATCGAGGCGAGCGAGTTGATGGCGCGCGAGATCCCGGATGCGCGCCACGTGGTACTGAAAGGGGTCGGGCACATGACGGCCATCGAGGACACGGAGGGGACGGTCCGCGAGCTGCTCGACTTTCTCGACACGGTGAAAACGACGGGGAAAGCGAACCGCTAGCCGCTACAGCAGCAGGTGAAGCGGCGCCTCCAGCAGCCGCTTGATCTCACCCAGGAACTCGGCGCCCTGCGCCCCATCCGTCACGCGGTGGTCGCCCGAAAGCGCCAGCTTCATCATCTCGGCGACCACGATTGCACCGTCTCGGACGACGGGCGTCTGCCGGATGGCGCCGACGCCCAGTATCGCCGTCTGGGGCGGCTGGATTATCGCTATCAGCTCCTCGACGCCGAACATCCCCAGGTTGCTCACGGTAAAGGTGCCGCCGGAATACTCCTCCGCCTTCAGCGTACCCGACTTCGCGCGCTCCGCCAGGCTGCGGCTCGCGGCTGCTATCTCGACGACGTTCTTTCGTCCCGCCTCGAGGATTGCCGGCGCGATGAGCCCCTCTTCGAGCGCTATGGCGATGCAGACGTTCTGCGCCTCGTGCCGGCGCACCTCGCCGTCGACGAACCAGGTGTTGAACATGGGGTGCATCGCAAGCGCCTTCGCCGCCGCCTTGACAAGCAGGTCGTTCACCGACACGCGCGCCTCTTCTCCGAGCGAAGCGTTGAGCTGCGAGCGCATCCGCTGCGCCTCCGTCATATCGACGTCGACGACGACGTAGTAGTGGGGCGCCTCGCGCTTGCTCTGGCTCATGCGGCGGGCTATCGTCTGGCGCATCCTGCTCATGGGCACGGCGGCAGGAGGAGCAGGCGGCGCAGCCTCCGGCGGAGCGGCTTCGGGCGGCGCCGCTATCCGCTGGAGGAACGCTTCCACGTCGCGGCGGACGATGCGCCCTTCCGGGCCTGAGCCGCGGACCTGCCGCAGATCGACGCCCTTCTCTTCGGCGATGCGCCGCGCCACCGGTGATACGCGGATGAACTCCTCCTCGGCGCGGGCCGGCGCTTCCGCCTCTTTGGGCGGCGCTTTCTCCGGAGGAGCAGGAGCCGGCTGTTCTTCTGCTGCGGCGGCGCGCTCCTTCTCAGGGGCCGGCGGCGCCGCCTCGCCCATCTCCTCGCCGGGGGCGGTGATGATCGCTATCACCTGGCCGACGGCCACCGTTTCGCCCGGCTGCGCCAGCACCCGGCCGAAGATGCCGCCCTCGAACGCCTCGATCTCGACGTTCGCCTTGTCGGTCTCGATCTCGGCGATGGCTTCGCCACGGGTCACGGGGTCGCCCTCGTTCTTCAGCCAGCGGATGAGCTTGCCTTCCTTCATCTCCGCGCCCATCTGGGGCATGACGACTTCGTAGGCCATGGCGGCTCCTCCTCTACACCATCGCGAGGGCGACGCGAACGATCTCGTCTTCGCTTGGCAGCGCGGCTGTCTCCAGCGGTTTGGCGTACGGCATGGGGACGTCGGCGCCGCAGACGCGGGCGACCGGGGCGTCCAGGTAGTCGAAGGCTTTCTCCTGGATCAGCGCCGCGATCTCCGCCGCGAAGCCGCCGAAGCGCCAGTCGTCCTCGACGACGATTACGCGGCCCGTCTTCTTCGCCGATTGGATGATCGCGTCGATGTCCAGCGGGCGCAGCGTGCGTAGGTTGATCACCTCGGCGTCGACGCCGCGCTCCGCCAGCGTCTCCGCCGCTCGGGCCGCCTGGTGCACGCTGCCCGAATACCCGATGATGGTGACGTCATCGCCGGGGCGGTAGACCTGCGCCTGCCCGAAAGGTACGGAGTACTCCTCTTCCGGCACCTCCCCTTTCAGGCCATAGAGGGCGGTGTGCTCGATGAAAATGACGGGGTTCTGGTCGCGAAGGGCGGTCTTGAGGAGGCCGCGGGCGTCGTAGGGGGTGGAAGGCACGACGACCTTGAGGCCGGGCACGTGCGCGTACCACCCCGCGAGGTCGTGGGAGTGCTGCGCGGAGAGCTGGGCGCCGCCGCCGCTCGCCATGCGGATGACGAGCGGGACGTTGATCTGCCCGCCCGACATGTAGAAGAGCTTGGAGGCGTTATTGATTATCTGGTCGAAGGCGAGGAAGCTGAAGTTGATCGTCATCAGCTCGACGACGGGGCGCAGCCCGCCCATCGCGGCGCCGATCCCGCAGCCGACGACGGCCGACTCCGAGATAGGCGTGTCGCGGACGCGCTCCTCGCCGAACTCTTCCTGGAGGCCACGGGTCACGCCGTAGGAGCCGCCGTAAGCGCCGATGTCCTCCCCCATGATGATTACGCGCTCGTCGCTCTGTAGCTCCTCACGCAGCGTCTGCCGAAGCGCCTCGCGCAGTGCAATCTCTGCCATGGCCGCTACTCCTTGTACACGTGCTCGTAGAGCGTGGAGACGTCGGGGTGGGGGCTCTGTTCCGCGAACGCGGCGGCATCCTCGACGATCTGTTCGATCTCGCTCTCCATCTGCTGGAAGCGCTTCTCGTCGAGCGCGCCCCGTTCCTCCAGCAGGCGGCGGAAGCGGACGATGGGGTCGTTTTCCCGCCACTTCTGCACCTCTTCCTTCGTGCGATAGAGCTCGGGGTCCGCCATCGAGTGGCCGCGAAAGCGATAGGTGACCGCCTCGATGAAATAGGCGCCCTTGTCGCCCCGCGCGTGGTCGACGGCCTTGCGCACGAGGTCGCGCACCGCCAGCACGTCCATGCCGTCGACCTGCTCGGCGGGGATGTTGTAGGCGCAGGCGCGCTTCCAGATGTCGGGCTCGGCGGAGACGCGGCGGACGTTCGTGCCCATGCCGTAGAGGTTGTTTTCGCAGAGGAAGACGACGGGGAGGCGCCAGATAGCCGCCAGGTTGAGCGACTCGTGGAACTCGCCCTGGTTGACCGCGCCGTCGCCGAAGAAGCACAGGACGATGTTGCCGGTGTGGAGCTGCTTGCATGCGAGGCCCAGCCCACAGGCCAGCGGCAGGTGCCCGCCGACGATGGCGTAGCCACCCATGAAACGTCGCGACACGTCGAAGAGGTGCATGGAGCCACCGCGGCCCTTGCTCACGCCCGTGGTGCGCCCGAAAAGCTCCGCCATGATCGCTCCCGGCTCGAGGCCGCGCGCCAGCGCCTGCCCGTGGTCGCGGTAGTGGCTGACGATGTAGTCATCGGCGCGGACGGCGGCTGTCGCTCCCACGCCGACGGCCTCCTGCCCGATATACAGGTGGAGGAAGCCGGCTATGCGGCCGCGGGCATACATCTCCGCCGACTTCTCCTCAAAGCGGCGGATGAGCATCATCT belongs to Dehalococcoidia bacterium and includes:
- a CDS encoding 4-hydroxyphenylacetate 3-hydroxylase N-terminal domain-containing protein; the protein is MIRTPEQYVESLRDGRVVYQDGERVTDVVTRYKGMVERTASEFWIAVQPQYRSLFNMMEDGEEVSFSFKVPETGEDLQRRRTIIQTLNRNGIGGSRLTGIDGLNGVAYAAEKLDAAMGTKYSGHMRDYRAWCKKNDPSICAAVSDPKGNRRLHAEDPRQAHKDFYVRIVDRNNEGIYITGCKLHISESILSNELMVLPSRNHNETGKDYCVACAVPCNAKGVTFIATGGAAGGGHPMIIFDNVFVPWERVFMAGEWQFSRMMATSFARYHRLTAATYKHVHLQIVAGLARLMAEYNGLTHATRIQDMLAWLAMYADVTEALGKAAALDPVIDPETGFAMPNPVYTNCAKYWFASQWHEAMKYLQDITGGIAATIPSMKDWENPETRPYLEKYLQGDASFPTEERIRAIHAVINQGSAFYGVLAIHAEGSLATQKMVLYQMADWERFKAAGRRALGLPTDHPDFKDLPTRPPFQLPD
- a CDS encoding CoA-binding protein gives rise to the protein MAWDEGFEAAFNPRSVAILGASTKERGGGNGFLMGLKDMEYPGRLYPINPNAEEIMGLKCYPSLAAVPEVPDLVIVAVSAGRAEQALEECIAKGARNIHMFTAGFAETGEEEGEELAKRLREIAARGKLNIVGPNCMGIYSPRGRISPWGKLPAEVGPIAMITQSGALGSEFVRLCPDYGLLMSKVISYGNGYVMDCTDFLEYFEKDPETQYIAMYLEGVRDGRKLLEQVRRISPKKPVVVLKGGLTSAGAKAAASHTGSLAGENVVWDAFFKQSGAIPVDSMEEMVDVLQALVRLPPSTGRGVLLIGGAGGTGVHAADVCAREGLEVPTIEEAVQAELREFIGVAGTSVRNPMDVGMQLRGPEDFVRVLEIVEKDRLVDFILMVVQVFPRRMGWRGGPRQMFRVLLKFVKRRRKPFVVAMRIPQENLETERDRLYAMKNFIKAGVPVFKTIDRACRALYKYSGYYRWLEEQEKLREEVGEKTAVV
- a CDS encoding alpha/beta hydrolase, with the translated sequence MKVRANGITQNYELAGDGDCLVLIHGAGDNLHMWYNQVPALSQRYRVLTYDVRGFGETELPEGAVDMGLLAEDLYQLLRALEIDSAFVLGYSMGGRIGLQFAIDRPEVVRALVLANSGVGIAPPSPEAQERRRRLIGLLEQGDLETVSEQMTATSFSPGLKERDPEKFEAYKSIKLRNDPRAFARLWGALVAASPPDLGRLACPVLVIAGSQDAFTPLEAARATAAAIPGSRLEVLPTGHAAAIEAPQEFNRVVTDFLAGLR
- a CDS encoding DUF2905 domain-containing protein; this translates as MDVVARSLIIFGVVIALVGVLLLLAPHVPLLGKLPGDFSIKRNGFSFYFPLTTMILVSLLLTIVANVVFRLISR
- a CDS encoding alpha/beta hydrolase — its product is MPWMERGNARIYYEDVGKGEPIITTHGVAENGGYWSETGVTQRLAERYRVISMDMRAHGQTVVEGEPLGFDVDTVADDIGALADHLGFERFHLLTHATGGMAGVRYAMGHSDRLISLMLTDTGSATQLVFPGVTEEQMREGMEAWATGFETADHDQIVAGAKVNPGPFLFRMAQLPEAERMYGVWERILRRNDLKTVAKFLRTFYTDPDPHIDRLRQIKCPTLVLLGEFDVVFIEASELMAREIPDARHVVLKGVGHMTAIEDTEGTVRELLDFLDTVKTTGKANR
- a CDS encoding dihydrolipoamide acetyltransferase family protein; protein product: MAYEVVMPQMGAEMKEGKLIRWLKNEGDPVTRGEAIAEIETDKANVEIEAFEGGIFGRVLAQPGETVAVGQVIAIITAPGEEMGEAAPPAPEKERAAAAEEQPAPAPPEKAPPKEAEAPARAEEEFIRVSPVARRIAEEKGVDLRQVRGSGPEGRIVRRDVEAFLQRIAAPPEAAPPEAAPPAPPAAVPMSRMRQTIARRMSQSKREAPHYYVVVDVDMTEAQRMRSQLNASLGEEARVSVNDLLVKAAAKALAMHPMFNTWFVDGEVRRHEAQNVCIAIALEEGLIAPAILEAGRKNVVEIAAASRSLAERAKSGTLKAEEYSGGTFTVSNLGMFGVEELIAIIQPPQTAILGVGAIRQTPVVRDGAIVVAEMMKLALSGDHRVTDGAQGAEFLGEIKRLLEAPLHLLL
- a CDS encoding alpha-ketoacid dehydrogenase subunit beta, translated to MAEIALREALRQTLREELQSDERVIIMGEDIGAYGGSYGVTRGLQEEFGEERVRDTPISESAVVGCGIGAAMGGLRPVVELMTINFSFLAFDQIINNASKLFYMSGGQINVPLVIRMASGGGAQLSAQHSHDLAGWYAHVPGLKVVVPSTPYDARGLLKTALRDQNPVIFIEHTALYGLKGEVPEEEYSVPFGQAQVYRPGDDVTIIGYSGSVHQAARAAETLAERGVDAEVINLRTLRPLDIDAIIQSAKKTGRVIVVEDDWRFGGFAAEIAALIQEKAFDYLDAPVARVCGADVPMPYAKPLETAALPSEDEIVRVALAMV
- the pdhA gene encoding pyruvate dehydrogenase (acetyl-transferring) E1 component subunit alpha; this translates as MTTTRTRARNQTELLDLLRQMMLIRRFEEKSAEMYARGRIAGFLHLYIGQEAVGVGATAAVRADDYIVSHYRDHGQALARGLEPGAIMAELFGRTTGVSKGRGGSMHLFDVSRRFMGGYAIVGGHLPLACGLGLACKQLHTGNIVLCFFGDGAVNQGEFHESLNLAAIWRLPVVFLCENNLYGMGTNVRRVSAEPDIWKRACAYNIPAEQVDGMDVLAVRDLVRKAVDHARGDKGAYFIEAVTYRFRGHSMADPELYRTKEEVQKWRENDPIVRFRRLLEERGALDEKRFQQMESEIEQIVEDAAAFAEQSPHPDVSTLYEHVYKE